One Manihot esculenta cultivar AM560-2 chromosome 6, M.esculenta_v8, whole genome shotgun sequence DNA segment encodes these proteins:
- the LOC110617953 gene encoding uncharacterized protein LOC110617953, translating to MAAYDGTRNPREHVLSYKTFMELQALSDALMCKVFPTTLAGPARAWFNNLEVGSIRSFGDLANAFISQFVAGVPAERKTSYLEMVRQRRDESLREYVARFNTEALQTPELDEGRAVEAMQKGMTSSEFFGSLSRKPPTSLAELMKRAEKYIRQDDALVTSRFAKGAVDKGKALEERRPERQEKKQGRRSETYRQPWERRDQRPPLPRVPEQKSLLPWIPESLTPLNASRAEVLMAVQDKEFLQWPRPMKAEANQ from the coding sequence atggcGGCGTACGATGGAACCAGGAACCCCAGAGAACACGTCTTGAGTTATAAGACCTTTATGGAGTTGCAAGCTttatcagatgccttgatgtgcaaggtattcccaacaaCGCTTGCGGGGCCggcacgggcgtggttcaacaacTTGGAGGTTGGGAGTATCAGGAGCTTCGGAGATCTAGCTAATGCCTTCATCAGCCAGTTCGTTGCTGGGGTGCCTGCAGAAAGGAAGACGAGTTATTTGGAGATGGTGAGGCAGAGGAGAGATGAATCGCTCAGGGAATATGTCGCTCGTTTTAATACGGAGGCCTTGCAGACCCCCGAGCTAGATGAGGGCAGAGCTGTGGAGGCAATGCAGAAAGGGATGACCTCATCCGAGTTCTTCGGTTcgttgagcaggaagcctcccaCCTCACTAGCGGAGCTAATGAAGAGGGCAGAAAAGTACatcaggcaggatgatgccttggtgacGAGCAGGTTCGCCAAAGGAGCAGTAGATAAGGGAAAAGCCCTAGAGGAGAGAAGGCCGGAAAGGCAGGAGAAGAAGCAAGGCAGAAGGTCTGAAACCTACAGACAACCCTGGGAGCGAAGAGACCAAAGACCTCCCCTTCCTAGGGTCCCTGAACAAAAATCGCTCCTTCCATGGATTCCAGAGAGTCTGACCCCGCTCAACgcctccagagccgaggtgctcatggcagtaCAGGACAAAGAGTTCCTTCAATGGCCCAGACCTATGAAAGCTGAAGCAAATCAGtga